In a genomic window of Blastopirellula marina:
- a CDS encoding AAA family ATPase, with amino-acid sequence MSGNYSFFTQLARLLNSGQARSVILCGNIYDLLWDGASYVPLNSFLLEKTRTGGLIQLVYELNGPIRIDDAAIGKLRGAWVEWKTGVDANTLALRELNQKGSKLEFYQDEFDRHLRDATGNPTLALELLRQLTICSRAALREDLLIIVEAADMLLPEAGSLASLNDRQLHRISIIHDWFSDPEFTEGSDSVILLGESRSLIHSRVARMPQVLSVDVPAPSLEHRAAYISHYIEKKTPQPKLWATPEVLAECTAGLSIQALRQLLAGAAYTGDQLTADSVFEKVEEFIRTQLGDDVVDFKKPGHTLDDVVGFTSLKEFLRRELMPRFKAKGKKALPGAAVAGAIGSGKTFIFEAVAAELDLPVLVLKNIRSQWFGQTDVIFERLKRVLDALDKVVIFVDEADTQFGRVDGNAHETERRLTGKIQAMMSDPLLRGRVLWLLMTARIHLLSPDIRRPGRVGDLIIPVLDPTDEDRLAFIEWVLSATKLEESDEEKKSHVKDLDELILPPEYSAAAFASLRSLLLAIEPKTWEDVRAAIHDQIPPAIGATREYQMLQALINCTRRSLLPDPEVTDEDRLGWERRIRELELEGIR; translated from the coding sequence ATGAGCGGCAACTATTCATTTTTCACGCAATTGGCTCGCCTGTTGAACTCAGGCCAGGCTCGTAGCGTGATTTTGTGCGGCAACATCTACGACTTACTGTGGGATGGTGCCAGCTACGTCCCCTTGAATTCCTTCCTTTTAGAGAAGACACGTACCGGTGGACTGATTCAACTGGTGTACGAACTGAACGGGCCAATCCGCATAGACGATGCCGCGATTGGAAAGCTGCGAGGGGCCTGGGTTGAATGGAAGACTGGAGTTGATGCCAATACGCTTGCTCTTCGTGAACTCAACCAAAAAGGATCGAAGCTTGAGTTTTACCAAGACGAATTCGATCGTCACCTCCGCGATGCGACGGGTAACCCAACCTTGGCCTTGGAATTGCTGCGTCAACTGACAATCTGCTCGCGTGCCGCGCTTAGGGAAGACCTGCTGATCATCGTCGAAGCGGCTGATATGCTTCTTCCGGAAGCAGGCAGCTTGGCTTCCTTGAACGATCGTCAGCTGCACCGCATCAGCATCATCCACGATTGGTTCAGTGACCCTGAGTTCACCGAAGGATCCGATTCGGTGATCCTACTCGGTGAATCGCGTTCCTTGATTCACAGCCGAGTGGCTCGCATGCCGCAGGTACTCAGCGTTGACGTGCCCGCCCCTTCCCTGGAACACCGCGCGGCTTACATCAGCCATTACATCGAAAAGAAGACTCCTCAGCCAAAGCTTTGGGCAACGCCAGAGGTGCTCGCTGAATGCACAGCTGGCCTCTCAATTCAAGCCCTGCGGCAACTCTTAGCGGGCGCAGCATACACCGGCGACCAGCTAACCGCCGATAGTGTCTTTGAGAAGGTCGAAGAATTCATTCGCACCCAGCTCGGCGACGATGTCGTCGACTTCAAGAAGCCTGGCCACACGCTGGACGATGTAGTTGGGTTTACTTCGCTGAAGGAATTTCTCCGTCGCGAATTGATGCCGCGCTTCAAAGCGAAAGGAAAGAAAGCCTTGCCCGGTGCCGCTGTGGCTGGAGCGATTGGTAGCGGCAAGACATTTATTTTCGAAGCGGTTGCGGCCGAATTAGATTTACCCGTCTTGGTGTTGAAAAACATCCGCAGCCAATGGTTTGGCCAGACTGATGTCATCTTCGAACGGCTCAAACGCGTACTCGATGCGCTTGATAAAGTAGTGATCTTCGTTGATGAAGCCGACACGCAGTTCGGCCGTGTTGATGGTAACGCGCACGAGACCGAGCGCCGTTTGACTGGCAAGATTCAAGCGATGATGAGTGATCCGCTCCTGCGTGGTCGCGTTTTGTGGTTATTGATGACCGCCCGAATTCATTTATTATCGCCAGACATTCGGCGCCCTGGCCGAGTGGGTGACTTGATCATCCCAGTGCTCGACCCGACTGATGAAGACCGCTTGGCGTTCATTGAGTGGGTGCTTAGCGCGACGAAGCTTGAAGAAAGCGACGAGGAAAAGAAGTCGCACGTTAAGGACCTCGACGAATTAATTCTACCGCCAGAGTACTCGGCCGCCGCGTTTGCTTCGCTTCGCTCGTTGTTGTTGGCGATCGAGCCAAAAACATGGGAAGATGTCAGGGCAGCTATTCACGATCAGATTCCGCCTGCGATCGGGGCGACGCGAGAATATCAAATGCTGCAAGCATTAATCAATTGCACGCGCCGCTCGTTGCTACCCGATCCGGAAGTCACCGATGAAGACCGACTCGGCTGGGAACGACGAATTCGAGAATTAGAACTAGAGGGCATTCGCTAA
- a CDS encoding ABC transporter substrate-binding protein, which translates to MKRLTLLVVAMAGLFMASQASAQQLFSGITGPLQVQPVQKSNTVQVPFITWGGDAATFYANGGLDTKPDSIYGKMGLKFKLTPGDDFVQQVKDYMNGKSPYLRGTFRMLGQASEVIGTDPRTKPVVVLQLSWSAGDHIVARPGFKTLNDLKGKDKKIKIACQQGGPHVGLLFDALAAAQLTNKDVEVVFVDDLTGPNGAAEKFRTDESIDACCVITPDMIGLTGGIDTEGTGAEGTVKGAHVLVSTQNMSRSIADVYAVRKDWYDAHKEEVEKFVAGYLKASAEVRKMRDDFEKTQRMSPQYKQLLTMCQQIFGEEVIPTLEVDAHGLLLDCGFVNLPGQIAFFQQSGNLSGFDAKLTAALDLATNWGYAKTRKGFDPPNFSYRDIAKLSELEYVEPQKIVKGEGITQFPGDDLDSDTIVSFTISFEPNQTDFSVDRYGAEFDRALQSASTFGGAAVVIRGHSDPTKTLVQLIKAGLEKGIIRRTGQQGNYRYFINTQGGTKEMDLSQTKDMVQLIQSGAFEGKADSPLQTMQAALNLSQARAEQVKDAIIKYAEQKGVNVNLSQLQPLGAGISDPVISKPTNMAEAKQNMRVEFRIVKVNPEELSDSDFNF; encoded by the coding sequence ATGAAACGTTTAACCTTACTCGTCGTTGCCATGGCTGGCTTGTTCATGGCCTCGCAGGCGTCGGCACAGCAACTTTTCTCCGGAATCACCGGACCGCTCCAGGTTCAACCGGTTCAGAAAAGTAATACCGTTCAGGTACCGTTTATTACGTGGGGTGGCGACGCAGCTACCTTCTACGCCAACGGTGGACTCGATACCAAGCCAGATTCGATCTATGGCAAGATGGGCCTCAAGTTCAAGCTGACTCCTGGAGACGACTTCGTCCAACAGGTGAAGGACTACATGAACGGCAAGTCGCCGTATCTGCGCGGTACCTTCCGCATGTTAGGTCAAGCCAGCGAAGTCATTGGAACCGACCCTCGCACCAAACCGGTTGTTGTTCTGCAACTGTCCTGGAGTGCTGGTGACCACATCGTGGCCCGTCCTGGTTTCAAGACCCTGAACGACCTGAAGGGTAAGGACAAGAAGATCAAGATCGCTTGTCAGCAAGGTGGTCCGCACGTGGGCTTATTGTTTGACGCCCTGGCTGCCGCCCAGTTGACCAACAAAGATGTCGAAGTGGTATTCGTGGATGACCTCACGGGTCCTAATGGTGCGGCGGAAAAGTTCCGAACCGACGAGTCGATCGATGCGTGCTGCGTCATCACGCCAGACATGATCGGTCTGACCGGTGGAATCGACACGGAAGGAACGGGCGCCGAAGGAACCGTTAAGGGCGCCCATGTGCTTGTTTCGACGCAGAACATGTCACGCTCGATCGCTGACGTCTACGCGGTTCGAAAAGACTGGTATGACGCTCATAAGGAAGAAGTCGAGAAGTTCGTTGCCGGTTATCTCAAGGCCAGCGCGGAAGTTCGCAAGATGCGTGACGACTTCGAGAAGACACAGCGAATGTCGCCCCAGTACAAGCAACTACTGACGATGTGCCAGCAGATCTTTGGTGAGGAAGTTATTCCGACCTTGGAAGTTGACGCACACGGATTGCTGCTGGACTGTGGGTTCGTCAACTTGCCAGGCCAAATCGCGTTCTTCCAACAATCAGGTAATTTGAGCGGTTTCGATGCAAAGCTGACCGCGGCGCTTGATCTGGCAACTAACTGGGGTTACGCCAAGACTCGCAAGGGATTTGATCCGCCAAACTTCAGTTATCGTGACATCGCCAAACTTTCTGAGTTGGAATATGTTGAACCACAGAAGATCGTCAAAGGCGAAGGGATCACACAGTTCCCAGGTGACGACCTTGATTCCGACACGATCGTCAGCTTCACGATTTCTTTTGAGCCCAATCAAACCGATTTTTCGGTCGATCGATACGGCGCCGAGTTTGATCGAGCTTTGCAATCGGCCAGTACTTTTGGTGGTGCTGCGGTCGTGATTCGTGGCCACTCTGATCCAACCAAAACGTTGGTTCAACTGATCAAAGCGGGGCTAGAAAAAGGAATCATTCGGCGCACCGGACAGCAAGGCAATTATCGCTACTTCATCAACACCCAAGGGGGAACCAAGGAAATGGATCTCAGCCAGACCAAAGATATGGTCCAGCTAATCCAGTCCGGCGCCTTCGAGGGAAAAGCGGATAGCCCTTTGCAAACGATGCAGGCCGCTCTAAACCTTTCACAGGCTCGGGCCGAGCAGGTTAAAGATGCGATTATCAAGTACGCCGAACAGAAAGGCGTAAATGTGAATCTGTCGCAACTACAACCGTTAGGCGCTGGGATCTCCGATCCGGTGATTTCGAAGCCGACCAACATGGCGGAAGCAAAGCAGAACATGCGAGTGGAATTCCGAATCGTGAAGGTGAATCCTGAAGAACTCTCCGATTCTGACTTCAACTTCTAG
- a CDS encoding vWA domain-containing protein has product MNRFGILTCLTFLVLSHYSSANAADDLKIVVILDNSGSMNEYMPGGQTKIVAAKQALLTVLDQVPAGSEVGVLLLNDGPKGPWLIPLGPIDRDSVGPAVNSLSANGGTPLGATMKKAADELLKLRERQRYGTYKLLIVSDGEAGDSYLVDQYLPEIQARGLLIDVIGVAMNKQHSLATRTSTYRTADDPASLEKAISAVVLGESSTDSSDNTGQSDFELLEPFPAELAAASLTALTSPANKPIETGSMPANEDTAHNYPSHSGRQSNQPPANQDNGGGGGWSKMPILLLAFVFIVIRVLVGIAKRK; this is encoded by the coding sequence ATGAATCGATTCGGCATCCTGACATGCCTGACGTTCCTTGTCTTGTCGCACTATTCATCGGCAAATGCGGCAGACGATCTCAAGATTGTGGTGATCTTGGACAACTCCGGCTCGATGAACGAGTACATGCCCGGCGGGCAGACAAAAATAGTCGCTGCCAAGCAGGCGTTGCTTACGGTACTCGATCAAGTGCCCGCTGGTTCGGAAGTTGGTGTTCTCCTGTTAAACGATGGCCCCAAAGGTCCCTGGTTGATTCCGCTAGGGCCCATCGATCGAGATTCGGTAGGTCCGGCAGTGAACTCGCTCTCCGCAAACGGAGGCACGCCTCTCGGAGCCACCATGAAAAAGGCAGCCGACGAACTGCTGAAGCTGCGGGAAAGGCAACGCTACGGCACATACAAGTTACTGATTGTTTCTGACGGTGAAGCAGGTGATAGCTACCTGGTTGATCAATACCTCCCTGAGATTCAAGCTCGTGGTCTTTTGATCGATGTGATTGGCGTGGCAATGAACAAGCAACATAGCCTGGCGACTCGAACGAGTACGTATCGCACGGCCGATGACCCCGCTTCGCTGGAGAAAGCTATTTCGGCCGTTGTCTTAGGTGAAAGTAGCACAGACAGCTCGGATAATACCGGCCAGAGCGACTTCGAACTGCTTGAGCCGTTTCCTGCGGAACTAGCCGCAGCATCGCTCACAGCTCTGACCTCACCGGCAAATAAGCCGATTGAGACAGGTTCGATGCCAGCTAACGAGGACACCGCTCATAATTATCCATCGCACTCCGGGAGGCAGTCTAATCAGCCCCCAGCCAATCAGGATAACGGTGGTGGAGGTGGCTGGTCGAAGATGCCAATTCTGCTCTTGGCGTTCGTATTCATCGTGATTCGTGTTTTAGTAGGAATTGCCAAGCGTAAATGA
- a CDS encoding phosphate ABC transporter substrate-binding/OmpA family protein, producing the protein MSKGKLLAVSIVWLLILAVGVITWKTVFAPVVEQSQAELERQEAERQRKEREAALRKGGSDSHYRSQVNIAIDGFSGYAVLRSPEFEEGLRKQGIKLNLSDDGADYSARLESLKKGTTDMAVFTIDALVKTSAQMGDLPATIVAVIDETVGADAIVAYKQAYPNVDALNDAETKFVLTPDSPSETLARVVISRFQLDKLGANPFVEVRDAAAVMARYKQAKPSDKLAYVLWEPYVSQMLKNERMHVVVDSSRFPSAIVDVLVVSDDFIAKNREVVRQVIEAYLAANYAYRDDSRRVQLVISDAEAGGSPLSQEEAARLVDGVWWKNTQENLAHFGARSGDKLPHIEDMIAGVTAVLRESRSIDKDPTDGNPNYLYNDSILRDLSDFQPGVESETIRGTAMPRLTDEQWSSLVQVGKARAPTLVFARGRATLTERSRSLLDELAGTLQSTRYYVIVRGNASLQGDLEANKLLAEQRAKEVERYLIAQGVDRDRVRAIGVEPSGSTSVSFVLGEVAY; encoded by the coding sequence GTGTCGAAAGGCAAGTTGCTTGCAGTCAGTATCGTGTGGCTGCTCATTCTCGCCGTGGGTGTGATCACTTGGAAGACTGTCTTTGCACCCGTCGTTGAGCAATCGCAAGCCGAGCTCGAACGTCAAGAAGCCGAGCGACAGCGTAAAGAACGCGAAGCGGCGCTGCGTAAAGGCGGTTCTGACAGCCATTATCGCTCCCAGGTGAATATCGCTATCGATGGTTTTAGTGGCTACGCCGTGCTTCGCAGTCCGGAGTTCGAAGAAGGGCTACGTAAGCAAGGGATTAAGCTTAATCTATCCGACGATGGAGCGGATTATTCGGCACGCCTCGAATCGCTCAAAAAGGGGACGACCGACATGGCCGTCTTCACGATCGATGCCTTGGTGAAGACGAGCGCTCAAATGGGAGACCTTCCGGCAACCATTGTCGCTGTGATCGACGAAACCGTAGGAGCAGATGCGATTGTCGCTTACAAGCAGGCCTATCCCAATGTTGATGCCCTGAACGATGCGGAAACGAAGTTTGTGCTGACGCCTGACTCGCCTAGCGAGACGTTGGCCCGCGTGGTCATTTCCCGATTTCAGCTCGACAAGTTAGGTGCCAATCCTTTTGTCGAAGTCCGCGACGCAGCCGCTGTGATGGCTCGTTATAAGCAGGCGAAACCCTCTGACAAATTAGCCTACGTCCTGTGGGAGCCATACGTTTCGCAGATGCTCAAGAACGAGCGAATGCACGTTGTGGTCGATAGCTCGCGATTTCCGTCGGCAATTGTTGACGTTTTGGTGGTTAGTGACGATTTTATCGCTAAAAATCGGGAAGTAGTCCGCCAAGTCATCGAGGCATATCTGGCCGCAAACTATGCTTACCGGGACGATTCTCGCCGGGTGCAGTTGGTGATCAGCGATGCCGAAGCGGGGGGATCGCCCTTGAGCCAAGAAGAAGCCGCACGCCTGGTCGACGGCGTTTGGTGGAAGAACACGCAAGAGAATCTGGCCCACTTCGGAGCTCGATCGGGTGACAAGCTCCCGCATATTGAAGACATGATTGCCGGTGTCACTGCCGTGCTACGTGAGTCTCGTTCGATCGATAAAGACCCCACAGATGGGAATCCCAATTATTTATACAACGATTCAATCCTGCGTGATTTAAGCGACTTTCAACCAGGCGTCGAAAGCGAAACGATCCGTGGAACGGCCATGCCGAGACTGACCGATGAGCAGTGGAGCTCGCTGGTTCAAGTTGGCAAGGCCCGAGCGCCGACGTTGGTCTTCGCACGTGGTCGAGCGACGTTGACCGAAAGAAGCCGTTCGCTACTAGACGAGTTGGCGGGCACCTTGCAATCGACACGCTATTACGTGATCGTGCGGGGAAATGCCTCGCTGCAAGGCGACTTAGAGGCCAACAAGCTTCTCGCAGAACAACGGGCCAAAGAGGTCGAGCGTTACCTGATCGCCCAGGGTGTCGATCGAGATCGTGTGCGAGCCATCGGCGTCGAGCCAAGCGGCAGCACTTCGGTGTCGTTCGTATTGGGCGAAGTTGCCTACTAA
- a CDS encoding PspA/IM30 family protein codes for MFKAVGKYMRAVWYLMTFRIDKASESLRMNPGVVSANYDRIIEEKRSRINQYKDAIASMIAQEENKKQKLKAITEEIEKLEKLKAGAAAKARQVAAKYSGNPEATRNDPEYQKCQTAFTDFSSTLAEKQARATELEGDIEGLVENINRHKLQIQTQMRELEKLGEEKHDAVADILSANEEKQIADMMTGLSQDQTSEELRELRELRQKASANARVSRELAGLDTKQAEAEFMEFATNSQANDEFDALIGLTNQTPEPEKDGPESTRIPES; via the coding sequence ATGTTCAAAGCAGTCGGCAAATACATGCGTGCCGTATGGTACTTGATGACGTTTCGCATTGACAAAGCCAGCGAGTCGCTGCGAATGAACCCGGGCGTGGTCTCGGCCAACTACGACCGAATCATCGAAGAGAAACGAAGCCGCATCAATCAGTACAAAGATGCCATCGCCTCGATGATTGCTCAGGAAGAAAACAAGAAGCAAAAGCTAAAAGCGATCACCGAAGAGATCGAGAAGCTGGAAAAACTAAAAGCAGGCGCCGCGGCGAAAGCACGCCAAGTCGCCGCCAAATACAGCGGCAACCCGGAAGCGACCCGTAACGATCCAGAATATCAAAAGTGCCAAACGGCCTTCACCGATTTCAGCAGCACTTTGGCGGAGAAACAGGCTCGTGCTACGGAGCTGGAAGGTGATATTGAAGGCCTGGTCGAAAACATCAATCGCCACAAGCTACAGATTCAGACGCAAATGCGAGAACTGGAGAAGCTTGGCGAAGAAAAGCACGATGCCGTCGCAGATATTCTCTCCGCAAACGAAGAGAAACAAATCGCCGACATGATGACCGGCCTGTCGCAGGATCAAACCAGCGAAGAGCTCCGCGAACTGCGCGAACTGCGACAGAAAGCTTCGGCTAATGCCCGTGTCAGCCGCGAATTGGCAGGACTCGATACCAAACAGGCCGAAGCTGAATTCATGGAATTCGCCACTAACAGCCAAGCCAACGACGAGTTCGATGCCTTGATTGGTTTGACCAATCAAACGCCCGAACCCGAAAAGGATGGTCCGGAATCGACAAGAATTCCCGAGAGTTAA